A region from the Benincasa hispida cultivar B227 chromosome 8, ASM972705v1, whole genome shotgun sequence genome encodes:
- the LOC120083287 gene encoding uncharacterized protein LOC120083287: protein MGQATPERGGSTSISISGGGSVLATPRRAAATLLISLSTLVALCAKQANRASKKLQTKLKSKQLPRLELRSPQLRPKRFLKNISNTAITLIHKKKNKHGGGNTEEEWGDGGVWQKAILMGDKCEPLDFSGVIYYDSNGKQLNEVPLRSPRASPLPAFLATSHHQVY from the coding sequence ATGGGACAAGCCACACCGGAACGCGGCGGCTCCACCTCCATCTCCATATCCGGTGGTGGTTCTGTTCTGGCGACGCCTAGGCGAGCGGCGGCGACTTTGCTCATCTCTTTATCGACTCTGGTAGCGCTCTGTGCGAAGCAAGCGAACAGAGCATCAAAAAAGCTTCAAACCAAACTGAAATCGAAGCAATTACCTCGATTAGAGTTACGATCACCGCAGCTCCGGCCGAAACGGTTTCTGAAGAACATAAGCAACACGGCGATCACGTTGATTcataagaagaagaataagcACGGCGGCGGCAATACAGAAGAGGAGTGGGGAGACGGCGGAGTCTGGCAGAAGGCGATCTTGATGGGGGATAAGTGTGAGCCGTTGGATTTCTCGGGCGTAATTTATTACGATAGTAACGGGAAGCAGCTGAACGAAGTGCCTTTACGATCGCCACGTGCCAGTCCGTTGCCTGCCTTTCTTGCAACCAGTCACCACCAGGTATACTGA
- the LOC120082691 gene encoding uncharacterized protein LOC120082691 isoform X1 → MDLRKIAVIVEDVEVARTALKWTLNNLMRYGDLITLLHVFPSTRSKSSSKVRHRRLKGYQLALTFKDLCITFPNTKVEIIVTEGDQEGRKIAAIVKEIGVSVLVVGLHNYSFLYKMAMGEDDLARIFNCKVLAIKQASTSAEESHKTKNVEVIAAAMDSSTNMDFSQIEIAKLQKFHTESAPTLLRLFGDQRNQEEGGLCDDGTIFIYLKLYFY, encoded by the exons ATGGATTTGAGGAAAATCGCGGTGATTGTTGAGGATGTTGAAGTAGCGAGAACGGCGTTGAAATGGACGCTCAATAACCTAATGCGCTATGGCGATTTGATTACTCTTCTTCATGTATTTCCTTCTACAAGATCCAAAAGTAGTTCCAAAGTTCGTCATCGCCGATTGAAGGGCTATCAATTAGCCCTAACTTTCAAAGACCTCTGCATCACTTTCCCCAAT ACAAAGGTAGAGATTATTGTGACGGAAGGCGATCAAGAAGGTAGAAAGATCGCGGCCATTGTTAAAGAAATTGGAGTTTCCGTGCTTGTAGTTGGCCTCCATAACTATAGCTTTCTGTACAA AATGGCTATGGGGGAAGATGATTTAGCAAGGATTTTCAATTGCAAAGTTCTGGCAATCAAACAAGCATCAACCTCAGCAGAAGAATcacataaaacaaaaaatgtggAAGTTATAGCTGCAGCTATGGACAGTTCAACCAACATGGACTTTTCCCAGATTGAGATTGCCAAATTACA AAAATTCCATACAGAATCTGCCCCGACCCTTCTGCGATTATTTGGAGATCAAAGAAATCAAGAAGAAGGTGGACTTTGTGACGACGGGACCATCTTTATTTATCTCAAACTTTATTTCTACTAA
- the LOC120082691 gene encoding uncharacterized protein LOC120082691 isoform X2 — MDLRKIAVIVEDVEVARTALKWTLNNLMRYGDLITLLHVFPSTRSKSSSKVRHRRLKGYQLALTFKDLCITFPNTKVEIIVTEGDQEGRKIAAIVKEIGVSVLVVGLHNYSFLYKMAMGEDDLARIFNCKVLAIKQASTSAEESHKTKNVEVIAAAMDSSTNMDFSQIEIAKLQAPEILPQKIPYRICPDPSAIIWRSKKSRRRWTL, encoded by the exons ATGGATTTGAGGAAAATCGCGGTGATTGTTGAGGATGTTGAAGTAGCGAGAACGGCGTTGAAATGGACGCTCAATAACCTAATGCGCTATGGCGATTTGATTACTCTTCTTCATGTATTTCCTTCTACAAGATCCAAAAGTAGTTCCAAAGTTCGTCATCGCCGATTGAAGGGCTATCAATTAGCCCTAACTTTCAAAGACCTCTGCATCACTTTCCCCAAT ACAAAGGTAGAGATTATTGTGACGGAAGGCGATCAAGAAGGTAGAAAGATCGCGGCCATTGTTAAAGAAATTGGAGTTTCCGTGCTTGTAGTTGGCCTCCATAACTATAGCTTTCTGTACAA AATGGCTATGGGGGAAGATGATTTAGCAAGGATTTTCAATTGCAAAGTTCTGGCAATCAAACAAGCATCAACCTCAGCAGAAGAATcacataaaacaaaaaatgtggAAGTTATAGCTGCAGCTATGGACAGTTCAACCAACATGGACTTTTCCCAGATTGAGATTGCCAAATTACA AGCTCCTGAAATTCTTCCGCAGAAAATTCCATACAGAATCTGCCCCGACCCTTCTGCGATTATTTGGAGATCAAAGAAATCAAGAAGAAGGTGGACTTTGTGA